The region GCATCTTGCTGGGCAACGGCGCTACTAAACATTAGCAACAAACCTCCAAACAGGATTAAAAACTTATTTTTAATATTCATATTTTATAAACTATTATCTACTAATATACAGATATTCACTATCTACTTTACTTTCTCCTTCAAAGGTAGTATAATCAAATATATAGAAATATATTCCTGCTGGAAGATAATCATCCGTACTTAACGTAGACCTACCTCTTGATCTACCGTCAAATACATTATTTTGATTATTATAATTTTCACCTTCGTAGACAGCAACACCCCATCTATTAAAGATTTTTAAAGTACTGCTACGAATTTTATCTACACCTCTAATGAATAAGAATTCATTTCTACCATCACCATTTGGAGTCACCATTTGATTTACCTCTATAGGACTATCATCAGTTTCTGTAGAATCATTATCTACAACTAATATTTCTACCGTAGCGGTATCGCAATTACCTTCTGAATCACAAACGGTATACTCGATAGTCTCTGTTCCT is a window of Maribacter aquivivus DNA encoding:
- a CDS encoding T9SS type B sorting domain-containing protein; the protein is VGEPVALDVVDDSVSTPIDTPIEIDILDNDFGIPTDGTLTVTDPSNGTVEINDGGTPDDISDDTITYTPNDGFEGTETIEYTVCDSEGNCDTATVEILVVDNDSTETDDSPIEVNQMVTPNGDGRNEFLFIRGVDKIRSSTLKIFNRWGVAVYEGENYNNQNNVFDGRSRGRSTLSTDDYLPAGIYFYIFDYTTFEGESKVDSEYLYISR